In Arachis stenosperma cultivar V10309 chromosome 1, arast.V10309.gnm1.PFL2, whole genome shotgun sequence, one DNA window encodes the following:
- the LOC130943429 gene encoding probable lipid phosphate phosphatase beta gives MGHLNQPPPKSTAATSPPQPFLLRLDAAVSLHVHNLTKPFAPRPLLRFLELLADFRFFFPVSVALLLACPYSSPLRRHLFLPLALCSLLDLIFIAVLKLIVRRSRPTYSHHGDYNAVVPVDHFSFPSGHTSRVFFVASIFSFSKLRMVDAIADLHHPRLFMIIDHWFGGEEVFAINAVVTAVWAWASATALSRIALGRHYVLDVFFGACFGVLEALFTLRFLEIQTWI, from the coding sequence ATGGGCCATCTTAACCAGCCACCACCAAAATCAACCGCCGCCACATCGCCACCACAGCCTTTCTTACTCCGCCTCGACGCCGCCGTCTCCCTCCACGTCCACAACCTCACAAAACCCTTCGCCCCACGCCCACTTCTCCGCTTCCTCGAGCTCCTCGCCGACTTCCGCTTCTTCTTTCCCGTCTCCGTCGCACTCCTCCTTGCCTGTCCTTACTCCTCCCCTCTCCGCCGCcacctcttcctccccctcgcTCTCTGCTCCCTCCTTGACCTCATCTTCATCGCTGTCCTCAAACTCATCGTGCGCAGATCCCGCCCGACCTACTCCCACCACGGCGACTACAACGCCGTCGTTCCCGTCGACCATTTCTCCTTCCCCAGCGGCCACACCTCCAGGGTCTTCTTCGTCGCCTCTATCTTCTCGTTCTCCAAACTCCGCATGGTTGATGCTATCGCCGATCTTCACCATCCACGCCTCTTCATGATTATCGACCATTGGTTCGGCGGCGAAGAGGTCTTCGCCATTAACGCCGTTGTAACCGCCGTTTGGGCCTGGGCTTCAGCCACCGCCCTTTCTAGGATCGCTCTCGGGAGGCACTATGTTCTGGACGTCTTCTTCGGGGCTTGCTTCGGCGTGCTAGAAGCTTTGTTCACATTGCGATTCCTCGAGATTCAAACGTGGATTTGA